In Devosia sp. 1566, a single genomic region encodes these proteins:
- a CDS encoding TRAP transporter substrate-binding protein — MKRREFFKSASVATIGAAAATTLAAPAIAQGTINWRMVTTWPKNFPGLGVGAQRLADRIGRASGGRLNVQVFAAGEMVPGLQALDAVIDGSAEMMHGTPYYWQNKSQGLSFFTGVPFGLTSREHTAWMRYLGGQEIWDEIYDQFGVKGFMSGDTGTQAGGWFRNELTGVADVQGLRFRTPGLGGQVWAKLGASVTNLAAGEIFAALQSGTLDAAEFVGPYNDMALGLYQIAKNYYFPSFVEPGLATELVVSKSKLAELPEDLQELVATCAQAAYDDVASDMYANEPRSLAALVSEHGVQVRAFPEEIVEAGAKASVELLTEIREGGDPLTKKTAESFIAAFNLLRTRTENTDMPYLVAREKYVQYS, encoded by the coding sequence CGCATCAGTGGCGACGATCGGTGCCGCAGCGGCAACGACGCTGGCTGCGCCCGCCATTGCGCAGGGCACGATCAACTGGCGCATGGTCACCACCTGGCCCAAGAACTTTCCGGGCCTGGGTGTCGGCGCGCAAAGGCTGGCGGACCGGATCGGCCGCGCTTCAGGCGGACGGCTCAACGTTCAGGTTTTCGCCGCCGGCGAAATGGTGCCGGGCCTACAGGCGCTGGACGCCGTGATCGATGGCTCGGCCGAGATGATGCATGGCACGCCCTATTACTGGCAGAACAAGAGCCAGGGCCTGTCGTTCTTTACCGGCGTGCCGTTCGGGCTGACCAGCCGCGAGCACACCGCCTGGATGCGCTATCTCGGCGGCCAGGAAATCTGGGACGAGATCTACGACCAGTTCGGCGTCAAGGGCTTCATGTCGGGCGATACCGGCACGCAGGCCGGTGGCTGGTTCCGCAATGAGTTGACCGGGGTTGCCGATGTGCAGGGCCTGCGTTTCCGCACGCCGGGCCTCGGTGGTCAGGTCTGGGCCAAGCTGGGCGCTTCGGTGACCAATCTGGCGGCAGGCGAAATCTTTGCCGCCCTCCAGTCGGGTACGCTTGATGCTGCCGAGTTCGTCGGGCCCTATAACGACATGGCGCTGGGGCTCTACCAGATCGCCAAGAACTACTACTTCCCCAGCTTCGTTGAGCCGGGCCTTGCCACTGAACTGGTGGTGTCCAAGTCCAAGCTCGCCGAACTGCCGGAAGACCTGCAGGAACTCGTCGCCACCTGCGCCCAGGCGGCTTACGACGACGTTGCTTCGGACATGTATGCCAATGAGCCTCGCTCGCTCGCGGCGCTGGTCAGCGAACATGGCGTTCAGGTCCGCGCTTTCCCCGAGGAGATCGTCGAGGCTGGTGCCAAGGCGTCGGTTGAACTGCTGACCGAAATCCGTGAAGGCGGCGACCCGCTGACCAAGAAGACGGCGGAGAGCTTTATCGCCGCGTTCAACCTGCTGCGCACCCGCACCGAGAACACCGACATGCCTTATCTCGTAGCGCGCGAAAAATACGTCCAGTACAGCTAA